In one Thermodesulfobium acidiphilum genomic region, the following are encoded:
- a CDS encoding aspartate-semialdehyde dehydrogenase, with amino-acid sequence MGLKVAVVGATGVVGSKMLSILEERSFPAEEVKALASAKSVGKRLLYKGREIVVELARPEAFEGVNIALFSAGGELSKELAPEAAKRGCVVIDNSSAWRMDPDVPLVVPEVNENDVFKNKGIIANPNCSTAQLVLVLWPLHKRYGLKRVVVSTYQAVSGAGKKGIDDLNNQIDAIVNGKEIVCKKFPYQIAFNCIPHIDVFKENGYTKEEMKVIEESRKIMHIDNLAITCTAVRVPVLNSHSESVNVELEKEFDLDEVRDLFSKSPGIKLYDDYTKNVYPMPIIATNKDETFVGRIRRDFSVKNGLNLWVVSDNLRKGAALNAVQIAESLINKK; translated from the coding sequence ATGGGTTTAAAGGTTGCCGTAGTCGGTGCTACGGGAGTTGTGGGTTCTAAGATGCTTTCAATTCTTGAGGAAAGAAGTTTTCCTGCAGAAGAGGTTAAAGCTCTTGCTTCTGCTAAATCTGTTGGTAAAAGACTTTTATATAAAGGTAGGGAAATTGTTGTAGAGTTAGCAAGACCTGAAGCTTTTGAGGGCGTGAATATAGCTTTATTTTCTGCTGGTGGAGAACTTTCAAAAGAACTTGCTCCTGAAGCTGCAAAAAGAGGATGTGTAGTAATTGATAATAGTAGTGCTTGGCGTATGGATCCTGATGTTCCTCTTGTGGTTCCTGAGGTAAATGAGAACGATGTTTTTAAAAATAAAGGAATAATTGCTAATCCAAATTGTTCTACTGCTCAATTAGTTTTGGTGCTTTGGCCCTTACACAAGAGATATGGTTTAAAAAGAGTTGTAGTTTCTACATATCAAGCTGTTTCGGGTGCTGGCAAGAAAGGCATTGATGATTTAAACAATCAAATTGATGCTATAGTTAATGGGAAAGAAATAGTTTGTAAGAAATTTCCTTATCAAATTGCTTTTAACTGCATCCCTCATATTGATGTTTTTAAAGAAAACGGTTATACAAAAGAAGAAATGAAAGTAATCGAAGAAAGTAGAAAGATTATGCACATTGATAATCTGGCAATTACTTGTACTGCAGTTAGAGTGCCTGTTTTGAATTCTCACAGTGAAAGCGTTAATGTAGAACTAGAGAAAGAGTTTGATTTAGATGAAGTTAGGGATCTTTTTTCTAAGTCTCCTGGAATTAAACTCTACGATGATTATACAAAAAACGTATATCCTATGCCTATAATAGCTACCAACAAAGATGAGACTTTTGTAGGACGAATTAGAAGAGATTTTTCAGTTAAAAATGGCTTAAATCTTTGGGTTGTATCAGATAATTTAAGAAAGGGTGCGGCACTGAATGCTGTTCAGATT